A genomic window from Elusimicrobiota bacterium includes:
- a CDS encoding DUF4855 domain-containing protein produces the protein MKYFEPCKKEYNFMRHLALLYQGNTGIDWTPGEFKIHLVRMDSADTEVSWLYDSLLFFPLNSGRKRTLLADVNAGTTRCGEGNFHAVPVPNPMEKSDWEDIIGFYFDKGRNLDNLNHTAGVLKNKKLPGAIREKVNVILTIPYPSIKQERFGDNLDFTTVKQNLERATAQRIEAVRWFVNECVTRWNDKKYVNINLLGFYWPFETVFRSWDIDDHVLLKTVKPVINSSGHKLFWIPYFCSYNEHVLDDYENYYFDCAFYQPNFLFYKRYTGIEHAAMAAKKRHAGIEIEYALSDHESVGRAELRRMRFREYLNCGVKYGYMTESIIAWYLSRDGFIRTRAAVAAEDRAVYDDICDFVQGKYVIKNNV, from the coding sequence ATGAAATACTTTGAACCTTGTAAAAAAGAATATAATTTTATGCGTCACCTTGCGTTGTTGTATCAGGGGAATACCGGGATAGACTGGACCCCCGGCGAGTTTAAAATTCATCTTGTAAGGATGGATTCTGCCGATACTGAGGTGAGTTGGTTGTATGATTCACTACTGTTTTTTCCGTTAAACAGCGGAAGGAAGAGAACACTTCTTGCTGATGTTAATGCAGGTACTACCCGCTGCGGGGAAGGCAACTTCCATGCTGTACCCGTACCAAATCCTATGGAGAAAAGTGATTGGGAGGATATCATAGGTTTCTATTTTGATAAAGGACGGAATCTTGATAATCTAAATCATACTGCGGGTGTTCTAAAAAACAAAAAGTTGCCCGGTGCTATAAGAGAAAAGGTTAATGTAATTCTGACAATACCATATCCAAGTATTAAGCAGGAACGGTTTGGGGATAATCTTGATTTTACTACAGTTAAACAGAATCTTGAACGCGCGACTGCACAGAGGATTGAAGCAGTACGCTGGTTTGTAAACGAGTGCGTAACCAGATGGAATGATAAAAAGTACGTAAACATTAATTTACTTGGATTCTACTGGCCGTTTGAGACGGTATTCCGTAGTTGGGATATCGACGATCATGTATTATTGAAAACAGTTAAGCCTGTGATTAATTCCTCGGGGCATAAATTATTTTGGATACCGTACTTTTGTTCGTACAATGAACATGTCCTTGATGATTACGAGAACTACTATTTTGATTGCGCGTTTTACCAGCCGAACTTTTTGTTTTATAAACGCTATACCGGGATTGAGCACGCAGCAATGGCTGCAAAAAAAAGGCATGCCGGGATTGAGATAGAATACGCGTTGAGTGATCATGAATCCGTAGGGCGGGCGGAACTTCGGCGTATGAGGTTCCGGGAATATCTTAACTGTGGGGTTAAGTATGGGTATATGACAGAGTCCATTATCGCGTGGTATCTTAGTAGAGACGGGTTTATTAGAACAAGGGCTGCTGTTGCTGCGGAAGACCGTGCGGTGTATGATGATATCTGTGATTTTGTGCAGGGGAAGTATGTTATTAAAAACAATGTTTAG
- a CDS encoding beta-N-acetylglucosaminidase domain-containing protein yields MIRSVIKKLGISIITVTILAVEVVNAVVPLWPHYTGVIIPCPQKVKYFEEFHRIEDLDKCVIIVGTAAVVQEKVAAEELARRIEFHTGTLLNIMDDKIDTSAYSTVITIGTPGSNAVNKRFNNKKKVVKPGYPGEQGYILRFVEESGKMFVICTGYDAMGSYYSIQSLKQLLLMSDGKLSVRKVEVDDWPVYKHRAVDDWTLSSESVDWMGQYKLNVFYNSYGPLNWLEPDGKIKEYVALSAGNIKKKMIVEHGFMLNPYKMKEGDTRKIVVSNDGDIEKYVQSLKSALDLGVKYVMICADDWVTYKNKVFILDNPGDINKFGTLGNAQAVLVNAVYDKLKPLYPVMELSFVNAYYQRYQVDGWTTDRKSAVEYLDTIGKKVYPQIPIIWTGYTDRTRDLTKKEVEIYSRYVKKHKLYLWDNTLPQGFKPWVTKFYPGFEKVTAYRGVMVNGFVNRSNDRIGYLMAADYMWNPAKYEPEKSYKNAISSYLNEVMYEPITKFRDTYEKYGEIKKRMTSADKDVIVASALAREEMRQVINELSFWMKEISRNISGTDIAYQVKIRFYEPAMKFGQLYLNRKSAVVKKLGKEASPPVIDGSIDDIWNSRYACTFTSFSVVGSPVGGTAPVHNTLVKLMYDDKYIYIMSVTDVERYEAEKDYVVQRDSSVYLNDSIELFIDPLYNFTSYYQLVYNFMGGKYDAQSPRRMSWNANWDVKTSTQSSQWVGEARILITGLVREGIKIGDAWGLNVCRNDTISKQFSSWSPLEHKFHEPLLFGEIRFEY; encoded by the coding sequence GTGATTAGAAGTGTAATCAAAAAACTGGGAATTAGTATTATAACGGTAACTATCCTGGCAGTTGAGGTAGTAAACGCAGTGGTGCCGTTATGGCCGCATTATACCGGTGTGATAATACCATGCCCGCAAAAGGTTAAGTATTTTGAAGAGTTTCACAGGATTGAGGATCTCGATAAATGCGTGATTATAGTTGGTACTGCTGCTGTGGTACAGGAAAAAGTTGCTGCGGAAGAGCTTGCACGTAGAATTGAGTTTCATACCGGAACCTTACTTAATATTATGGATGACAAAATTGATACTTCGGCATATAGTACAGTGATAACAATCGGGACTCCGGGTAGTAATGCCGTGAATAAAAGGTTTAATAACAAAAAAAAGGTGGTTAAACCCGGGTATCCTGGTGAACAAGGGTATATACTTCGGTTTGTAGAAGAGTCCGGGAAAATGTTTGTTATCTGTACCGGATATGACGCGATGGGGAGTTATTACAGCATTCAGTCGTTAAAGCAGTTGTTATTGATGTCCGACGGGAAACTGTCAGTCCGTAAGGTTGAGGTTGATGACTGGCCTGTGTATAAACACCGTGCAGTGGATGACTGGACATTAAGCTCTGAAAGTGTTGATTGGATGGGGCAGTACAAACTTAATGTTTTCTATAACTCATATGGCCCGCTTAACTGGCTTGAACCCGACGGTAAAATCAAGGAGTATGTTGCGTTATCAGCAGGGAATATTAAGAAGAAGATGATTGTAGAACACGGGTTTATGTTGAATCCCTACAAAATGAAAGAAGGGGATACCCGCAAAATTGTTGTATCCAATGACGGGGATATCGAAAAGTATGTCCAGTCATTAAAATCCGCGCTTGACCTTGGAGTTAAGTATGTGATGATCTGCGCGGATGATTGGGTTACATACAAAAATAAAGTTTTTATACTTGATAATCCGGGGGATATAAATAAATTTGGTACCCTGGGTAATGCACAGGCGGTATTGGTTAATGCTGTTTATGATAAACTTAAACCGTTATACCCAGTGATGGAACTTTCGTTTGTTAACGCTTATTACCAGCGTTATCAGGTTGATGGTTGGACGACTGACCGTAAAAGCGCGGTTGAGTACCTTGATACTATCGGTAAAAAGGTTTATCCCCAGATACCTATCATCTGGACCGGATACACCGACCGTACACGTGACCTCACAAAAAAGGAGGTTGAGATATATTCGCGGTACGTAAAAAAACATAAGCTTTATCTCTGGGATAATACATTACCCCAGGGGTTTAAACCGTGGGTGACAAAGTTTTATCCGGGATTTGAGAAAGTAACAGCTTACCGTGGTGTAATGGTTAATGGTTTTGTTAATCGTTCAAATGACAGGATAGGATACCTAATGGCTGCGGATTATATGTGGAACCCTGCAAAGTATGAACCTGAGAAATCCTATAAGAACGCGATCTCAAGTTATCTTAACGAGGTGATGTATGAACCTATAACAAAGTTCAGGGATACTTATGAAAAATATGGCGAGATAAAAAAACGTATGACAAGCGCGGATAAGGATGTTATCGTTGCATCAGCATTAGCGCGTGAGGAGATGCGGCAGGTTATCAATGAACTGTCATTCTGGATGAAGGAAATTTCTAGAAATATCAGCGGGACAGATATCGCGTATCAGGTTAAAATACGGTTTTATGAACCCGCGATGAAGTTCGGGCAGCTGTACCTTAACCGCAAAAGCGCGGTAGTAAAAAAATTGGGGAAAGAAGCATCCCCGCCGGTTATCGACGGTAGTATTGATGATATATGGAATAGCAGGTATGCTTGTACGTTCACAAGTTTTTCCGTGGTAGGAAGTCCAGTAGGCGGTACGGCTCCTGTGCATAATACACTTGTGAAGTTGATGTATGACGATAAGTATATTTATATTATGTCTGTAACAGACGTTGAGCGGTATGAAGCTGAGAAGGATTATGTGGTACAGCGTGATAGTAGTGTATATCTTAATGATTCAATTGAACTATTCATTGATCCGTTATATAACTTTACGTCGTATTACCAGTTGGTTTATAACTTTATGGGTGGGAAATATGATGCGCAGTCACCGCGTAGGATGTCATGGAACGCGAACTGGGATGTTAAGACATCAACCCAGTCTTCACAGTGGGTGGGGGAAGCGAGGATATTGATCACAGGCCTTGTGCGTGAGGGTATAAAGATCGGTGATGCGTGGGGATTGAATGTTTGCCGTAATGATACTATAAGTAAACAGTTTAGCAGTTGGTCACCGTTGGAACATAAGTTCCATGAACCTCTGTTGTTCGGGGAGATAAGGTTTGAGTATTAG